The window GCTCACGCTCGACCCGGCCATCGAGCAAGCGCTGATGCAAAGCGTGCGCGACGCCGATGCCGGCAGCACGATGGTGGTGGAACCGAAGTTTGCCGAACAGTTGCTGGGACGCCTGGCGACCCAGTCGGAACGCATGATGAAGGCCAGCATGCTGCCCGTGCTGTTGTGTTCACCTGACCTGCGCCGCCATATCCGCCTGCTGTGCGAACGCGTGGTGCCGCATATGCGCATCCTGTCGATGGCAGAAATTCCGAATTCGGTCAGCCTGAAGTCGTACGCCACTGTCACTTTATAGGCCGGCAAGCGTTCACGTGCGCGGATCGACCTGGTCGGACCGCTCGCGCCGCAGCTCGACGGGCGACCTGTGGGACTGCCCTGGCGTCTGGATCAGGAGCGCTCGTTATCCGGGTCCGACCGCGGCGGAATGTAGATGAGCTCTTCTTCCTGCCGGGTTCGCGGCGCCCCCTCAAACCGTCCCAGCAGTCTTTCGCATCGACGCAGTAGGACGCCGTATCGCACGCATCGCCAAGGGACGGGTCGCACGAACAGTCGCACTCGCCCGCTTGATTCGGCCTGGCCAGCAGACGTGGCGGGGCGGGCGGGACAGCTGTCCGGTAACGGCGGTACGCGACGCCGCATTTTTGCAGGCGGCCCTGGAGCACGCCGATGCCATCCCAAACGCCGTAACGGCGGATGGCCCGTGCACCGAGCGCTGAACAGCTGGCGTTGCCGGTGTAGGCGCAGTAGGCGCAGCGGAAACCCTTGTAGGGCGACAGATGGCGCTGGTAAAAGCCGATGGCCGATAGCGCGAGTGTTTTCATCATGGTGTGCTTGTCACCGTCTCTTGCAACGGTGCCTGTTAGATTGCCAAGGAGAACATTTCGCACGAAGTATGGTC of the Massilia violaceinigra genome contains:
- the yidD gene encoding membrane protein insertion efficiency factor YidD — protein: MMKTLALSAIGFYQRHLSPYKGFRCAYCAYTGNASCSALGARAIRRYGVWDGIGVLQGRLQKCGVAYRRYRTAVPPAPPRLLARPNQAGECDCSCDPSLGDACDTASYCVDAKDCWDGLRGRREPGRKKSSSTFRRGRTRITSAPDPDARAVPQVARRAAARAVRPGRSAHVNACRPIK